One Glycine max cultivar Williams 82 chromosome 3, Glycine_max_v4.0, whole genome shotgun sequence DNA window includes the following coding sequences:
- the LOC100807525 gene encoding FT-interacting protein 3, with protein sequence MSNLKLGVEVVGAHDLMPKDGQGSCSTYVELHFGGQKFGTTTKEKDLNPVWNEKFYFNVTDPSKLQNLTLDACIYHYSKSNNSKVFLGKVHLTGPSFVPYADAVVLHYPLEKKNVFSRIKGELGLKVYVTDDPSIKSSNPLHDVEPSAHTVQPSTPDQSPVSFTNSILNVFSRKKNETKHTFHTLPNSNEEKQHKSSSSSAAAKTTKDSGMHETKSGMPPPKVLHAYPGLSSPMDYALKETSPFLGGGQVVGGRVIRGYRPSSSYDLVEPMQYLFVRVVRARLAGSIDPYVEVKVGNFKGITKHYEKTQDPEWNQVFAFARENQQSTLLEVAVKDKNILLDEVIGTVKFDLHDVPTRVPPNSPLAPEWYRIDKGKDKKKGELMLAVWFGTQADEAFPDAWHSDALSSGDISSAAYAHMRSKVYHSPRLWYVRVKVIEAQDLHVSENSQIHDAYVKLQIGNQILKTRPVQSRTMILRWDQELMFVAAEPFEEPLIVSVENRVGPNKDETIGAVVIPLNQTDKRADDRLILTRWYHLEESMPSAMDGEQGKKEKDKFFSRIHLSVCLDGGYHVFDGSTYYSSDLRPTSKQLWKKSIGHLEIGILSVDGLHPTKTRDGRGITDTYCVAKYGHKWVRTRTISDSLSPKYNEQYTWDVYDPATVLTVAVFDNGQLQNSDGNKDLKIGKVRIRISTLEAGRVYTNAYPLLVLHPSGVKKMGELHLAIRFSCSSMVDLMQQYFKPHLPKMHYKRPLNLMEQEKLRHQAVNVVAARLSRAEPPLRKEVVEYMCDTDSHLWSMRRSKANFYRLMTVFSGILSVVRWLGEVSTWKHPITTVLVHILFLMLVCFPELILPTVFLYMFVIGMWNWRFRPRCPPHMNIRLSYAERVTPDELDEEFDTFPTSKSPDILRWRYDRLRSVAGRIQSVVGDLATQGERIQALVNWRDPRATAMFMVFCFVAAIALYVTPFQLPILLTGFYLMRHPMLRSKVPPAPVNFFRRLPSLTDSML encoded by the coding sequence ATGAGCAATCTCAAGCTAGGTGTGGAAGTTGTGGGTGCTCATGACcttatgcccaaagatggacaGGGCTCATGTAGTACTTATGTGGAACTTCACTTTGGTGGTCAGAAATTTGGGACTACAACTAAAGAGAAAGATTTGAATCCTGTTTGGAATGAGAAATTTTACTTCAATGTTACTGATCCAAGCAAATTGCAGAATCTCACTCTTGATGCTTGCATCTACCACTATAGCAAGAGTAATAATTCCAAAGTCTTCCTGGGTAAGGTTCACCTTACTGGACCCTCATTTGTACCTTATGCCGATGCTGTTGTTTTGCACTACCCTctggaaaagaaaaatgttttttcccGCATTAAAGGAGAGCTTGGTTTGAAGGTATATGTCACTGATGATCCTTCGATAAAATCCTCAAACCCTCTTCATGATGTGGAACCCTCTGCGCACACAGTCCAACCCTCAACCCCAGATCAATCACCAGTTTCATTCACAAATTCAATCCTGAACGTCTTTTCTCGCAAGAAAAATGAGACAAAGCACACATTTCATACCCTTCCCAATTCAAATGAAGAAAAACAGCataaatcttcttcttcttcagctgctgcAAAGACAACTAAAGACTCAGGGATGCATGAGACTAAATCTGGAATGCCTCCTCCAAAAGTTTTGCATGCGTATCCAGGTTTGTCCTCCCCAATGGATTATGCACTCAAAGAGACAAGCCCTTTTCTTGGAGGGGGACAAGTAGTTGGTGGGCGAGTTATTCGCGGGTACAGGCCATCCAGCTCCTATGACCTTGTTGAACCAATGCAATACCTATTTGTACGAGTTGTAAGAGCTCGTTTGGCTGGGAGCATTGATCCATATGTGGAGGTAAAGGTTGGAAATTTCAAAGGAATTACCAAACACTATGAGAAAACTCAAGATCCTGAATGGAATCAAGTGTTTGCCTTTGCAAGGGAAAATCAGCAGTCAACTTTGCTTGAAGTTGCGGTCAAAGACAAGAATATATTACTAGATGAAGTTATTGGCACTGTGAAGTTTGATCTCCACGACGTTCCTACACGTGTTCCACCTAATAGTCCATTGGCTCCTGAGTGGTATAGGATTGACAAGGGTAAGGACAAGAAAAAAGGGGAGCTGATGCTCGCTGTATGGTTTGGCACACAAGCCGATGAAGCTTTTCCTGATGCTTGGCATTCTGATGCTCTCTCCTCTGGTGATATCTCCTCAGCTGCATATGCTCATATGAGATCAAAAGTTTACCATTCACCAAGATTATGGTACGTACGGGTTAAAGTTATCGAGGCTCAAGACTTACATGTGTCAGAGAATTCCCAAATCCATGATGCCTATGTTAAGCTACAGATTGGTAACCAGATTTTGAAGACAAGACCAGTTCAATCAAGGACTATGATTCTGCGTTGGGATCAAGAGCTGATGTTTGTTGCTGCTGAACCCTTCGAGGAACCTCTGATTGTTTCAGTGGAAAATCGAGTTGGTCCCAACAAAGATGAGACTATTGGAGCTGTTGTTATTCCTTTAAACCAAACTGATAAGCGAGCTGATGATAGACTTATCCTTACTAGGTGGTATCACCTTGAAGAGTCCATGCCATCTGCGATGGATGGGGAACAaggaaaaaaggagaaagataaattttttagtagAATTCACCTTAGTGTCTGTCTTGATGGTGGTTACCATGTTTTTGATGGGTCAACTTATTATAGTAGTGATCTCAGACCAACGTCAAAGCAGCTCTGGAAGAAGTCAATTGGTCATTTAGAAATTGGCATTCTAAGTGTCGATGGACTTCATCCGACGAAAACAAGGGATGGAAGGGGGATAACAGATACATACTGTGTGGCAAAATATGGGCATAAATGGGTTCGCACTCGAACCATTAGTGACAGTCTTAGTCCAAAATACAATGAGCAGTACACTTGGGACGTTTATGATCCTGCTACAGTTCTCACTGTGGCGGTGTTTGATAATGGACAACTTCAAAATTCAGATGGTAACAAAGATCTAAAAATTGGTAAAGTTCGGATCCGGATCTCAACCCTGGAAGCTGGTCGTGTTTACACAAACGCTTACCCATTACTAGTCCTACATCCTTCAGGTGTCAAGAAGATGGGTGAGTTGCACTTGGCCATTAGATTCTCCTGTTCCTCAATGGTTGACTTGATGCAACAGTATTTCAAGCCTCACTTGCCAAAAATGCACTATAAGAGGCCACTTAACTTAATGGAACAGGAAAAGCTGCGACACCAAGCGGTCAATGTTGTTGCTGCTCGACTTAGTAGGGCGGAACCCCCGCTTAGAAAGGAGGTAGTTGAATACATGTGTGACACAGATTCTCATCTCTGGAGTATGAGGCGCAGCAAGGCGAACTTCTACCGTCTGATGACAGTGTTTTCTGGAATTCTCTCGGTGGTAAGATGGTTAGGGGAAGTTTCCACATGGAAGCATCCTATAACAACAGTGCTGGTGCACATTCTTTTTCTGATGCTTGTGTGTTTCCCTGAACTTATACTGCCAACCGTGTTTCTATACATGTTTGTCATCGGCATGTGGAATTGGAGGTTCCGGCCAAGGTGCCCTCCTCACATGAACATCAGACTCTCCTATGCAGAAAGGGTGACCCCGGATGAGCTTGACGAGGAATTTGACACATTCCCCACCTCAAAGAGCCCCGACATTCTACGTTGGAGGTATGATCGGTTAAGAAGTGTGGCTGGGAGGATCCAGAGTGTTGTTGGAGATTTAGCTACTCAAGGAGAGAGGATCCAAGCTCTTGTGAACTGGCGTGATCCTCGTGCCACTGCCATGTTCATGGTATTTTGCTTCGTGGCTGCTATTGCGTTGTATGTCACACCCTTCCAGCTGCCTATTCTTCTGACTGGATTCTACTTGATGAGGCACCCCATGCTTCGAAGCAAGGTGCCGCCTGCTCCGGTTAATTTCTTCCGCAGGTTGCCTTCTCTCACAGACAGCATGCTGTAA
- the LOC100797600 gene encoding protein O-glucosyltransferase 1, with protein MAKWIFFPIIFFVVFVASTFLLEINLSRITRTTIFKTIIIFNKQQPQFPLNCTDGNLAKTCSSYYPTTFDLDDDSSTTSCPNYFKWIHEDLKPWKSKGITRDMVERGKNVSHFRLVIVNGKAYVEKYDKVYQTRDVFTIWGILQLLRLYPGKIPDLDLMFQCGDKPVVLKKDFQGPQAMSPPPVFHYCGDENAHDIVFPDWSFWGWPEINIGPWETTLHKILEGNKMIKWKDRTPYAFWKGNLAMADIRRELGKCNPTKEHDWNARIHNIQWNKEEANNFESSKLENQCNFRYKIYVEGAAWSVSEKYIIGCDSMTLFIEPTYYEFFTRSMVPLQHYWPISPKNMCEDIKYAVDWGNAHLDNAQVIGNGGTSFIVENLKTKFVYDYMFYLLNEYAKLLKFKPTIPTGAVEICSESMACSVHGLEKRFMVESMVTSPSDTPPCTMPPPYTPETLKEFLQEKENIIKQVKTKEVNTKM; from the exons ATGGCGAAATGGATTTTCTTCCCCATCATCTTCTTTGTTGTATTTGTTGCAAGCACCTTCCTCCTGGAAATTAACCTT TCCAGAATAACAAGAACTACAATTTTCAAGACaattataatattcaataaGCAACAACCTCAATTCCCACTTAACTGCACGGATGGAAACTTAGCAAAAACTTGTTCATCATACTATCCAACAACATTCGATCTTGATGATGATTCATCAACTACATCATGTCCAAATTACTTCAAATGGATCCATGAAGATCTAAAACCATGGAAGAGTAAAGGAATCACAAGAGACATGGTTGAAAGAGGCAAAAACGTTTCCCATTTTAGGCTTGTAATTGTAAATGGAAAAGCTTATGTTGAAAAGTATGACAAAGTGTATCAGACAAGAGATGTGTTCACAATATGGGGAATTTTACAACTTCTAAGGTTATACCCGGGAAAGATACCAGATTTGGATCTAATGTTTCAATGTGGAGACAAGCCTGTTgtgttaaaaaaagattttcaagGACCACAAGCCATGTCACCACCCCCCGTGTTCCATTATTGTGGAGATGAAAATGCACATGACATTGTATTCCCTGATTGGTCCTTCTGGGGTTG GCCTGAGATCAACATAGGACCATGGGAAACAACATTACATAAGATATTGGAAGGCAACAAGATGATCAAATGGAAGGATAGGACACCCTATGCTTTTTGGAAGGGCAACTTGGCAATGGCTGATATTAGGAGAGAACTTGGCAAGTGCAACCCCACAAAAGAACATGATTGGAATGCAAGAATACATAACata caATGGAACAAGGAGGAAGCAAATAATTTTGAGAGCTCAAAACTAGAAAACCAATGCAACTTTAG ATATAAGATCTACGTAGAAGGAGCCGCGTGGTCTGTGAGTGAAAAATACATAATAGGATGTGACTCAATGACCTTGTTCATAGAGCCTACATATTATGAGTTTTTTACAAGAAGCATGGTACCTTTGCAACACTATTGGCCTATCAGTCCCAAAAATATGTGTGAAGACATTAAGTATGCTGTGGATTGGGGAAATGCTCACCTTGATAAT GCACAAGTAATTGGCAATGGAGGAACTAGTTTCATTGTAGAGAATTTAAAGACGAAGTTTGTGTATGATTACATGTTTTATCTATTGAATGAGTACgcaaaactcttgaaattcaaaccaACCATACCAACAGGAGCGGTTGAGATTTGTTCTGAAAGTATGGCATGTTCTGTGCATGGTCTAGAGAAACGTTTTATGGTTGAGTCCATGGTGACCTCACCAAGTGATACTCCTCCATGTACCATGCCTCCTCCTTATACACCTGAAACTCTAAAAGAGTTTTtacaagaaaaggaaaatataatcaaacaagtGAAGACAAAAGAGGTCAATACAAAGATGTAA